One window from the genome of Gimesia aquarii encodes:
- a CDS encoding HAD-IA family hydrolase produces the protein MTNIIMKLNCNTLILDLDGTISDPSLGIARCFNHALELHGLQPVPEKFIKQEIGPPLDETFLKLSPGITSSEINKLIATYRERYSDVGYSENKLYPGIPAVLELLRNAGITLGICTSKRKDYAENILSHFKLIDYFAFVNGGDIGIAKSSQLADLRKANAIDKEAIMIGDRSIDINSAHKNNLRSIGVLWGFGDYAELSKASPTCILEKVEELPELVI, from the coding sequence ATGACAAACATAATTATGAAGCTCAACTGTAATACTCTTATTCTAGATTTAGATGGAACAATTAGTGACCCTAGTTTAGGGATCGCACGCTGTTTTAATCATGCTTTGGAATTGCACGGATTGCAGCCTGTACCTGAAAAGTTCATAAAACAGGAAATTGGCCCTCCGCTAGATGAAACTTTCCTAAAGCTATCACCTGGAATTACGTCATCAGAAATTAACAAACTCATCGCTACCTATCGAGAAAGATATTCAGATGTTGGATATTCCGAAAACAAATTATATCCTGGTATCCCTGCTGTACTTGAACTACTTCGCAATGCCGGTATCACTCTCGGGATCTGCACATCAAAGCGTAAAGACTATGCGGAAAATATATTGTCTCACTTCAAGTTAATAGATTATTTTGCTTTTGTTAATGGTGGAGATATTGGTATCGCAAAGAGTTCTCAATTAGCTGATTTAAGAAAAGCTAATGCCATTGATAAAGAGGCTATCATGATAGGTGACAGGTCAATCGACATCAATTCAGCACATAAAAATAATTTACGATCAATTGGCGTCCTATGGGGTTTTGGAGATTATGCTGAGTTATCTAAAGCTTCACCTACATGCATTCTAGAAAAAGTCGAGGAACTCCCTGAACTCGTCATCTAA
- a CDS encoding sulfatase, with translation MSLLFLRSLRLVAVSCLTLFFLSMSTVNATIQAEKQQPNIVVFLVDDMGVMDTSVPFLTDAKGKPKRYPLNDFYVTPSMERLAKQGIRFNNFYAMSVCSPTRISIMTGQNAARHHATNWINPSKNNRGPQGPPEWNWEGLKKNDITLARLLQKKGYHTIHVGKGHFGARDFPGANPSNLGFDVNIAGASFGAPGSYYGTKNYGLGTKRAHHAVPHLDKYHGTETFLTEALTLETKTALADVVKTNKPFFLYMAHYAVHAPFDSDPRFADHYKKSGKPARAQAFATLIEGMDKSLGDILDQLDALGVSENTLIFFLGDNGSDAPLGHQHAVACAAPLRGKKGAHYEGGMRVPFIAAWAKPNPDNANQKRLPIPADIIQTQTAAVQDLFPTILKFTGVDVPDNHIVDGVQLDTLLTGKPDTSREEIFLMHYPHSPHRSNYFTSYRNGDWKVIYHYVPSKDSEGSHYQLYQLAEDPFEQHNLATAKPKQLRKMMQELIASMEEHQALYPVEKASTKPLKPKLP, from the coding sequence ATGAGTCTACTTTTTTTGCGCAGTTTGCGACTGGTTGCTGTCAGTTGTCTGACGTTGTTTTTTCTCTCGATGTCCACTGTCAATGCAACTATTCAAGCCGAAAAGCAACAGCCTAATATCGTAGTATTTCTAGTAGATGATATGGGTGTGATGGACACTTCGGTTCCTTTTCTGACTGATGCAAAGGGCAAACCTAAACGATATCCGCTCAATGATTTTTATGTTACCCCCAGTATGGAACGTTTGGCAAAGCAGGGGATTCGGTTCAATAATTTCTATGCAATGAGTGTTTGTTCGCCCACACGCATTTCCATAATGACAGGGCAGAATGCGGCCCGACATCATGCAACAAATTGGATCAATCCTTCCAAAAATAACCGGGGCCCACAGGGACCGCCTGAGTGGAATTGGGAAGGGCTAAAGAAAAACGATATCACATTGGCTCGGCTACTACAAAAAAAAGGCTATCATACGATACACGTGGGGAAAGGCCACTTTGGAGCGCGTGATTTTCCTGGGGCGAATCCTAGTAATCTGGGTTTCGATGTTAATATTGCCGGCGCCTCGTTTGGCGCACCTGGCAGTTATTATGGGACAAAGAATTATGGCCTTGGCACAAAAAGAGCACATCATGCGGTTCCTCATTTGGATAAATACCACGGTACCGAGACCTTCCTCACTGAAGCACTCACATTGGAAACTAAGACAGCACTGGCTGATGTTGTGAAGACGAATAAGCCGTTCTTTCTCTATATGGCACATTACGCAGTCCATGCACCCTTCGATTCTGATCCGCGTTTCGCCGACCATTATAAAAAATCGGGCAAGCCAGCCCGCGCACAAGCGTTTGCCACCTTGATTGAGGGCATGGATAAATCATTGGGCGACATTCTGGATCAACTCGATGCACTCGGCGTTTCCGAAAATACGCTCATCTTTTTCCTGGGAGATAATGGCTCTGACGCACCACTGGGACATCAGCACGCTGTTGCCTGTGCTGCCCCGTTACGTGGTAAAAAAGGCGCACATTATGAAGGGGGGATGCGCGTGCCTTTCATTGCAGCCTGGGCAAAGCCGAATCCAGACAATGCAAATCAGAAGCGACTGCCGATTCCCGCAGATATAATCCAGACGCAAACTGCGGCCGTTCAGGACCTGTTCCCAACGATCCTTAAATTTACAGGAGTTGATGTACCGGATAACCATATCGTTGATGGAGTACAGCTCGATACATTATTGACGGGCAAGCCTGATACCTCACGGGAAGAAATCTTTCTGATGCACTACCCTCATTCGCCGCATCGCAGTAATTACTTCACCAGTTACCGAAATGGTGACTGGAAAGTGATCTATCATTATGTCCCTTCGAAAGATTCCGAAGGTTCTCATTATCAGCTTTATCAGCTCGCAGAAGATCCTTTCGAACAGCATAACCTGGCTACCGCAAAACCTAAACAACTTCGAAAAATGATGCAGGAATTGATAGCGAGTATGGAAGAGCATCAGGCACTCTATCCTGTGGAAAAAGCGAGCACTAAGCCTTTAAAACCGAAACTGCCCTGA
- a CDS encoding prenyltransferase/squalene oxidase repeat-containing protein, with amino-acid sequence MAFQISRINWLIVMMLVILYPKLGLRADDGEATSSNPDSGVASNVAFTKDKPKMTQVREAIKRSVPYIEEKGLWWIEKKKCVSCHRVGTMLWSLREAKRNGFKMSEKLDEWFNWATDASLSKNDKGKLVGLGNREGVVQILFSFDQNNPDPGQSETRKKLIALLNEGQQPEGSWKPGGQLPSQKRSKSETMSVTTMWLTLALLLEENNKDTQVVEQALKYIETSSPGKSVEWYVLRLLLAEERKETGLRDQILNKLLSQQKPDGGWGWIVDEESDALGTGMALYALLRAGLKRQDTAIKRAQQFLISTQRKDGSWPVRGTKEKKKDRVQETAVFWGTTWAVIGLVESLPLQSK; translated from the coding sequence ATGGCTTTTCAAATTTCCAGGATTAACTGGCTCATTGTTATGATGCTCGTGATACTTTATCCCAAACTTGGTTTGCGCGCGGATGATGGAGAAGCAACTTCGTCGAATCCAGATTCTGGTGTTGCGTCGAATGTCGCGTTCACTAAAGACAAACCAAAGATGACACAAGTTCGAGAAGCGATTAAACGTAGTGTTCCCTACATTGAAGAAAAGGGACTTTGGTGGATCGAGAAGAAAAAGTGTGTCTCCTGTCACAGAGTCGGTACGATGCTCTGGAGCCTTCGTGAAGCGAAACGAAACGGTTTTAAGATGAGCGAGAAGCTGGATGAATGGTTCAATTGGGCGACTGATGCCTCTCTCTCCAAAAATGACAAAGGAAAACTGGTTGGTCTGGGAAACAGGGAAGGTGTGGTTCAGATTCTATTTAGCTTCGATCAAAATAATCCTGATCCTGGTCAAAGTGAAACACGGAAAAAGTTGATTGCCTTATTGAATGAAGGGCAGCAGCCTGAAGGTTCGTGGAAGCCTGGTGGACAACTCCCATCTCAAAAGCGATCAAAGTCTGAAACAATGAGTGTCACAACTATGTGGCTGACATTGGCATTGCTCTTGGAGGAGAACAATAAGGACACTCAAGTTGTTGAACAGGCTCTGAAATATATCGAAACAAGTTCTCCTGGAAAAAGCGTTGAATGGTATGTGCTGAGATTGTTACTCGCAGAAGAAAGAAAAGAGACCGGCTTGCGAGATCAGATTCTGAACAAACTCCTCAGTCAACAAAAACCCGATGGCGGCTGGGGTTGGATTGTGGATGAAGAAAGTGATGCATTGGGAACAGGAATGGCTCTCTATGCATTACTCCGCGCAGGACTGAAGCGTCAAGATACTGCAATCAAACGTGCTCAACAGTTTCTTATTAGCACACAACGCAAAGATGGTTCATGGCCGGTACGCGGTACGAAAGAGAAGAAAAAAGATCGTGTGCAAGAAACGGCTGTTTTTTGGGGCACAACGTGGGCTGTCATCGGGTTGGTAGAGAGTCTTCCACTACAGTCGAAATAG
- a CDS encoding DUF1501 domain-containing protein, whose amino-acid sequence MLILPGHQYQCCDGLSRRGFLQIGALTFGGLTLPQLLRAESQSNGKATGKSVINIFLNGGPTHMDTFDLKPQAPSEFRGEFLPIKTNSPGLEICELMPELATVGNQFSIIRSVENFKNEHNARQSDSGWSVNSLKNIGGRPGIGSVMSKILGPAQVTPEGAAPTNLDLSGSTRPGFLGPMHSAFRPNSRARGNLILDRRVTRERLDDRAQLLKDLDGIKRAMDASGRMNAIDSFTERAMGIITSGKLADALETKNEDPRTKEMYGISRDRYSRSNESFLKARRLLEAGVRCVSLNFGSWDTHGKNFDSMRKQLPPLGKALSALITDLERTGRLDDTIIMMSGEFGRTPRVNRNAGRDHWNRAGFFFIAGGGMQHGQAIGKTNRLGEFPQERPVKLQHIFHTVYHQLGIDANNITFTDPNGRPQYIVEERELIHELI is encoded by the coding sequence ATGTTGATACTCCCCGGTCATCAATATCAGTGTTGTGACGGTCTCTCTCGTCGTGGTTTTCTTCAAATTGGCGCACTCACCTTTGGTGGCCTCACGCTGCCACAACTTCTGAGGGCGGAATCGCAGTCAAACGGTAAGGCAACAGGAAAATCGGTCATCAACATTTTCCTGAACGGTGGCCCCACTCATATGGACACCTTCGATCTCAAGCCACAGGCTCCCTCAGAATTCCGGGGGGAATTTCTGCCCATCAAAACCAACTCGCCTGGCTTGGAAATTTGTGAGTTAATGCCTGAGCTGGCAACAGTTGGCAATCAGTTTTCGATTATTCGTTCTGTGGAAAACTTTAAGAATGAACACAACGCACGTCAGTCAGATTCGGGTTGGTCTGTGAACTCACTGAAAAATATCGGTGGTCGCCCCGGCATAGGTTCAGTCATGTCGAAAATCCTGGGACCAGCTCAAGTAACACCAGAAGGAGCTGCACCTACAAATCTCGATTTAAGCGGTAGTACGAGGCCCGGTTTCCTCGGTCCGATGCACTCCGCATTTCGTCCCAATTCCCGTGCACGTGGTAATTTGATACTTGATCGCAGAGTGACACGCGAGCGGCTGGATGACCGTGCTCAATTACTAAAGGACTTGGACGGGATCAAGCGAGCAATGGACGCCAGTGGGCGCATGAATGCCATTGACAGTTTCACAGAACGGGCAATGGGAATTATCACTTCGGGAAAACTGGCAGACGCTCTCGAAACAAAAAACGAGGATCCCCGAACCAAAGAAATGTATGGGATTAGTAGAGACCGCTATTCACGTTCCAATGAATCATTTTTGAAAGCCCGTCGATTACTTGAAGCCGGTGTACGTTGTGTGTCTTTAAATTTTGGTAGCTGGGATACTCATGGCAAGAATTTTGACAGTATGAGAAAACAACTCCCTCCTTTAGGTAAAGCGCTTTCTGCATTAATAACTGATCTGGAGCGTACTGGGCGTCTTGACGACACGATTATTATGATGTCGGGTGAGTTTGGTCGTACACCACGCGTCAATCGAAATGCGGGACGTGATCATTGGAACCGAGCCGGGTTCTTCTTTATCGCCGGTGGTGGCATGCAGCATGGTCAGGCTATTGGTAAAACCAACCGCCTCGGTGAATTCCCCCAGGAACGGCCTGTGAAGTTGCAGCATATCTTCCATACTGTCTATCACCAGCTTGGAATTGATGCAAACAACATCACATTCACTGACCCGAATGGGCGCCCCCAGTATATTGTCGAAGAACGTGAATTAATTCACGAATTGATTTGA
- a CDS encoding NAD-dependent epimerase/dehydratase family protein — protein MKRVLVTGGSGRLGREVIKALSKGNYEILSLDVTAAENNDVQFMHVDLTDRTAVCDALAGADGVIHLGAVPGPLAQPEADTFRTNVVSTWNVAEAAAIHGLKRIVFASSVFVLGWHEDATAFQPEYVPVDETHPLTPLEAYGLSKVVGEETMSAFSRRTGIPVVSLRIMNVIQTDGYNALPWPTPTLDSLVQYTHWPYVDVRDAAKACCQALEASTAGHEAMYIAAEDIRFDTNTASLIQKFLPKTEIRHPLPGRASVISIEKARKLIGFSPEFSWQH, from the coding sequence ATGAAACGAGTTCTGGTCACCGGTGGTTCAGGGCGATTGGGACGCGAAGTGATCAAAGCATTGTCGAAAGGAAATTACGAAATACTCTCGCTTGATGTTACTGCTGCTGAGAATAATGACGTGCAGTTCATGCATGTTGACTTAACCGACCGTACTGCTGTTTGCGATGCCTTAGCTGGTGCAGACGGCGTGATTCATCTTGGTGCCGTACCAGGGCCGCTCGCACAACCCGAAGCGGATACGTTTCGAACAAATGTAGTCAGTACCTGGAACGTTGCTGAGGCGGCTGCCATACATGGTCTTAAGCGAATCGTATTTGCTTCATCTGTCTTTGTCCTCGGATGGCATGAAGACGCGACAGCCTTTCAACCTGAATATGTTCCCGTTGATGAAACTCACCCTCTTACACCCCTCGAAGCATATGGACTTTCCAAAGTAGTAGGCGAAGAAACGATGTCTGCATTCAGCCGTCGAACAGGGATACCAGTAGTCAGTTTACGCATCATGAATGTCATTCAGACTGATGGATACAATGCGTTACCCTGGCCTACCCCCACACTCGATTCACTAGTGCAATACACTCATTGGCCTTATGTTGATGTACGTGACGCCGCAAAGGCTTGTTGTCAAGCACTCGAAGCATCTACAGCCGGTCACGAAGCGATGTATATTGCTGCTGAAGATATTCGATTCGACACTAACACGGCATCTTTAATTCAGAAATTCTTACCAAAGACGGAGATTCGCCATCCACTACCTGGAAGGGCAAGTGTGATCAGCATTGAAAAGGCTCGAAAGCTCATAGGATTCTCTCCCGAATTCAGCTGGCAACATTAA
- a CDS encoding RebB family R body protein has protein sequence MAETVNSQVVDSVTSSNLKVLGDAPGVAIGIVYSTLSQCVSLTMASATSTQQGMDKIGETITTVGVVKIMQQMK, from the coding sequence ATGGCAGAGACCGTTAACAGTCAAGTCGTTGATAGTGTGACGTCTTCAAATCTCAAGGTATTAGGTGATGCTCCCGGGGTCGCTATCGGGATTGTCTATTCCACGCTCAGTCAATGTGTGAGTCTGACTATGGCCAGTGCCACATCAACACAACAAGGAATGGATAAAATCGGTGAGACAATTACGACTGTCGGTGTGGTGAAGATCATGCAACAGATGAAATGA
- a CDS encoding RebB family R body protein encodes MANTTPEVNPQITDAITQTNVKVLGEAPAMAMGSLYQTIGNSVAMAAANAVFAQQQTYVTYQAASTMGVSKLLSLEV; translated from the coding sequence ATGGCCAATACCACACCAGAAGTGAATCCTCAGATTACTGATGCGATTACTCAGACGAATGTGAAAGTACTCGGAGAAGCCCCTGCGATGGCAATGGGCAGCCTGTACCAGACGATTGGAAATTCAGTGGCAATGGCGGCTGCCAATGCCGTTTTTGCACAACAGCAGACCTATGTCACTTATCAGGCAGCCAGCACCATGGGTGTATCCAAACTTTTAAGTTTAGAGGTTTAA
- a CDS encoding RebB family R body protein has translation MADTTPEVNPQITDAITQTNVKVLGEAPAMAMGSLYQTIGNSVAMAAANAVYAQQQADVTYQAASTMGVSKLLSLQVQPPPPKTN, from the coding sequence ATGGCCGACACAACACCAGAAGTAAATCCTCAGATTACCGATGCCATTACTCAAACAAATGTGAAAGTTCTTGGCGAAGCTCCCGCGATGGCGATGGGCAGTTTGTATCAGACGATTGGCAATTCGGTTGCCATGGCGGCTGCTAACGCCGTTTATGCGCAACAACAGGCTGACGTCACATATCAGGCAGCCAGTACGATGGGGGTTTCCAAGCTACTGAGTTTGCAGGTTCAGCCGCCACCGCCGAAAACTAATTAA
- a CDS encoding RebB family R body protein — MPNQSPEVNPQITGAVTQTNVQVLGAAPAMSMGNLFQTMGNSVALAAANSVYAQQQGDLSHQATSTMGVTKLLSEDPE, encoded by the coding sequence ATGCCGAATCAATCTCCAGAAGTAAATCCTCAGATTACCGGTGCTGTCACTCAAACAAATGTGCAAGTTCTGGGTGCAGCACCAGCCATGTCAATGGGAAACCTGTTCCAGACGATGGGAAATTCTGTTGCCTTGGCAGCTGCCAATTCCGTATATGCGCAGCAGCAGGGTGATCTCTCTCATCAGGCAACCAGCACGATGGGAGTGACAAAACTATTAAGTGAAGATCCAGAATAA
- a CDS encoding RebB family R body protein: protein MNNQQVNSQIIDAITQSNVAVLGMAPAMAMGNLYQTMANSVAMASINAVYAQQQANIMHQAATAKSVEMLLSLQKDM, encoded by the coding sequence ATGAATAATCAACAGGTGAACTCTCAGATCATAGATGCAATCACACAATCGAACGTTGCTGTGCTTGGAATGGCTCCCGCAATGGCGATGGGTAATCTGTATCAAACGATGGCGAATTCGGTAGCGATGGCCTCCATCAATGCCGTCTACGCACAACAACAAGCGAATATCATGCATCAGGCGGCTACGGCCAAGTCGGTTGAGATGTTACTTTCACTACAAAAGGATATGTGA
- a CDS encoding RebB family R body protein, whose protein sequence is MSENPQVNPAIVEAVTINNERLLIDSIAESQGVVNEAFAHSLSLIMHNSGTEQFASSQTANAAVASTCAAIINASLSK, encoded by the coding sequence ATGTCCGAGAATCCTCAAGTGAATCCCGCTATTGTCGAAGCGGTAACGATAAACAACGAAAGACTTCTGATCGATTCGATTGCGGAGTCACAGGGTGTCGTGAATGAGGCTTTCGCTCACTCTCTCTCTCTGATCATGCACAACTCGGGAACCGAACAATTCGCCAGTTCACAAACCGCTAACGCTGCCGTGGCCAGTACCTGTGCTGCAATTATTAATGCCTCTCTATCAAAGTGA